DNA sequence from the Leptospira limi genome:
TGATTTCAATTGGGAATTTGATACGGTTTTCAAATCTCCCTCCCCAATCATCAGTTCTGTTATTGGTTCTTTTGGCAATAAACTGATTGATGAGATAACCTTCACTGCCCATGATTTCGACTCCATCATAACCAGCTAATTTAGCTAATTCGGAACATCTAACAAAGTCGTCGATGGTTTTCAAGATTTCTTCTTCTGTCAAGGGATGAGGTTTGAACATATTGATGGGCGCCCGTAAATTAGAAGCACCTACAATTTTATCATGGTATCCATATCTGCCTGTATGCAAAATCTGCATGGCAATTTTTCCACCTTCTTTGTGGACTGCTTCTGTGACAACACGGTGGTGCATTGCTTCTTCTTCCGTGTCCATCACACTGCCACCCTTCGATACACGTCCGGCCTCATTTGGTGCAATACCACCCGTCACAATGAGAGCAACTCCACCCTTTGCCCTTTCCCCATAAAAAGCCGCCATACGTTCGTATCCATTCGGAGCCTCTTCGAGGCCTGTGTGCATGGAACCCATAATGGTTCGGTTTTTTAATGTAGTGAATCCAAGGGATAAAGGAGAAAGTAAAGTTGGGTAAGCTGTCATAAAGACCCAAGTGTAGAAATTCTAGGATTTTGGCAAGATTTACTTGCAATCTAAAAGAAAACGGATAAAACTTTGTCCTGTGGAAATTCTCACGGAAAATAAAAATGGGAAAAAGGGAATTCTCTTCGTAGATGATGAGTCCATCATTTTACTGAGCATGAAATCCCAAGTGAAACACCATTTCGGAGAACGGTTCAAATACCTAACGGCAGAAAATGCCAACGAAGCCTGGGATTTAATTTTAGAATTAGAAGAAGAAGGAAATTCTGTTGCAGTTGTCATTTCCGATTGGTCGATGCCAGGAATGAATGGTGATGAATTTTTACGAAAAGTTCACAAACGATTTCCAGCTATAGAAAAAGTCATCATCACAGGTTTTGCCGATGAAAAATTAATAACAGCTTTGGAAAAAGAGATAGGGCTAGTCACTTGTTTGAAAAAACCTTGGGACGAAATAGAACTCATTACAGCCATCACACAAGCCGTCGATCAATAAGAACCTTTTGGTAAATAAATCGAAAATATAGTTTCCCCTGGTTTGGAAGACAAATCAATCCTACCACCATGGCGTTTTACAATTTTATTCACGATGTCTAGACCAAGTCCACTTCCTTCTCCAGGAGGTTTCGTTGTAAAAAAAGGCTCAAAGATTTTGGAACGTATCCCAGGATCAATCCCTGGTCCAGAATCTTGTAAGGATACCAAAACTTCGTTATCACAATCTTTGATTGTGATCATCAAATTTCCCGTAAAAGACATGGCTTGTAAGGAATTATAAATTAGATTCGTCCAGACATGCAATAAATCATCAGGATAACAATCAATAGGTGAAATTTCATCATAATTTTTGACTAAGGTGATTCCCCTCTTCAATTGATTTTGGTAAATTGTGAGAACTGTCTCAATGGTTTCTTGAATGGATGCTTTGATTTTTTTCCCTGTGGAATCAAAATGCGAAAAGTTCTTCAATGCATACATGATTTTCGATACACGATCAACCGCCAATTGGATGGAACGTGTATTCCGACGGAATTGGATTTCAAGTGCTAAATAGTCGAGGAAAACTCTTAAATAATGAGACCTGAAAAGTGGTATGTATTTATCTTCTAATTCTCCGATCCCTAATTCTACCCATGCTTCTGCAAATTCGTCAGCATCGTCTGATTTAAATCCATTTTGGATCAAAATTTCTTTGTTCCTCTTTTTCCGTAACCTTTCTTCTTTTCCTGTATAAAATTCGATTGGATGGTCTAGGTTCGAAAGAATCGTTTTGAGAATCACTTGTTCTTCTCTGGGAACACTCAGGATTGCTTCTCGAAACAACTGTGATGCAATCCCATATCGTTTTTGCCAATCCAGCATATTTTGATTGGATGCTTTTACCGCACCAATCGGATTATTAATTTCGTGAGCAATCCCTGCAATCAACTGCCCGAGTGCTGCCAGTTTTTCGGATTGTACAAGTTGTTCTTGGGTGCGCTTTAAATTCTCAAACGCCATCTCAAGTTCGATTTTTTGTTTCTCTATGAGTTTGTTTTTTTCACGTATCTCCGAATTGATTTGGCGGAGTTCTTCCACTTCTTTGATAGGACTCAAATCAAAAATACTATACGCGATTGAATTTGTTTGGTTGTATTTAAATCGTTTGATAGAGACTAAAGCAGGAAACACTTCCCCATTTTTTCTTTTACATAGGATCTCAATTGAATCACTCGAATTGTCTGCAATTTTCTCTCTAATTTTTTGGAGTGAGTCAGGTGTGAGTAAAGAACGAACTTTTAAATTTTTTGTGTCATCACTTGAATATCCAAATAAATTCTGAAAGGCAAAATTGGAGTCTTTAGCTCTGAGAGAATTTTCATCAAAGATCAAAAACGCTTCCGTCGAAAATTGGTAAAAGGCACGAAATCTTTCATCAGAAGTTCGGAGTGCTTCCTCCGCCAATTTTGATTCCGTGACATCGAGTATGGTTCCCATCAATCGAACTGGTTTTCCATCTTTATCTCGGATTAAATTTCCACGAGACTCTACCCAATGTACAAATCCATCCGCATGAAAAATTCGTTGTTGGATTTTGTATCCAGACCTTGAGGGATCGTCTTTTAGGAGTTGGATTTCAGCTGAGACCTTTTGTAAATCATCTAGATCATTTAAAGTGAGATACTTTTCCACAGTGATGGCAGGGCCATCTGGATCAAGTCCGTAAATTTCATAGGTTTGGGGTGACCAATAAATATTTCGTAGGTCGATATCCCAACTCCATATCCCCATTTTGACAGCATCCAAAGACATAAGAAGCCTAGACTCAGATTCTTTTAGAGCTAAGTTTGCTTCAATTTGTTCTGTTCTGTTGACCATTGCACCAAACATTCGATAGGCGTTACCATTTATATCATATAAAAAGATTCCATTATCTTCTATATATACATATTTTCCATCTTTGGTACGGTACCGATACACACAGGAAAATTTTGTCTTTTTGGCCATCGCCTCTTTAAATAATTGGATGGCTTGTTCTTTATCTTCTGGATGGATCAGGACCATCCAAGCTTCATAACCAATGGCCCTATATTCTTCCGGAGTAAAACCAGTAATTTCTTGGATGGCACCAGCCCATTGGTTCACGCCAGTTTGGATATCCAAATCATACACCATACTTAACGAAAGTTCGGTGATCGATCTATATTTTGCTTCGCTATCTTCTAACGCTTTTTGTTTTAAAACATTTTCCGTAATGTCAGTGATTAAAAATACAAGGGAACGAAGTTCTCCTACTTCGTCAAAAACAGGCGAACCATTAATGGATAAGTATTTTTTGACACCAAACGAATCTTCGATCGCATGCCGAATGTCTGTGACCGGTTTTTTCGTTTTTAATACAATATTGAAAGGTTGGTCTTCTTCTCGCCATGGACCACCATCAAGAGAAGTATTCTTCCATTGCGGTGCATCATATGTTCTGGAAAGTATGTCTTTCAGTTTAATGGCAAGAACATTCTCTGATGCTGGGTTTGCATAGAGAATCTGTCCTTGTGGGTTCAGCAAAACAATCGCCGTGGAACTTACATCCATGATTGTTTTCAAAAGATCAACTTCGACATTCAGATGGTCTCCCACCTCTCTCGAAATATTAGGCATTGATCCTTCCTGAGAAGACTGCATAGTGTCCACTATGCAGTAGACTTAGGATTTATGCGAATTCAATTTTACTGCCTCTATTTTTTGGTAAATTTTTAGCGGAAAAAATAAAAATCGATCCAAGATTTGAATGAATCGAAACAAAAAGGACGGAAAAACTTCCCTTTTGTCTCTTAAAATCCCATTCACAATTTGTTTTGCTACTGTTTCAGCCGATTGGCTTGGAAATGGTACAGGGACTTTATTCCCAGCTGAGTCAAAAAATTGTGTCCTAGTGGCGATTGGGTAAACGATCATCGTACGATTTCCTGGTCTTAGTTCACTTTGGTAGGCATCCAGAAAGGAGCGAACCGATGCTTTGGTAGCCGAATACAAAGCATAACCAGGCAGAGGCAAGTGACTCATTGCAGACGCAGTGACAACAAATAAACAAGGAGAATTTCTGTGTTTGTTCAAACTCACTAACGTATAAAATGGAGAATAAACATTCGTTCGAAAGATTCGATCGATTCGGTCCCAACTTGCCTCTTGGATGATTTCATAATAGGCAAAACCTGCATTCGCAAAAAAAATATCAATCCCACCTAATTTTTTATTAGCATCTTTAATGAGTTTATCTAAATTTTCTGGTTTTGAAACATCACATTTATAAGGAATTACATTGGGATGAGACACTACATTTTTTTCATTCAAGTCACAGGCTAAAATTTTCACGTTTTCATGTTTTAACATCTGCAAGACGGTTTCCTTTCCAATACCTGATCCTGCACCCGTAACTACAATTCTTTTGTTTTTTAATTCCATTGGCGAAACCTAACTTGTATGGATCTTGTTGAAAGTTTTTTTTAATGAGATATCTAACTTTTTTTCACATTCGTTAAAAATATCTTTACTTAGGTTCGAGACAACCGTATACTTTGTCTTCCTTGGGGATCACAATGAGTCGATTCTTTGATCAATTATTCAAATTCTTACACAGATTCATTTCTTACAGTTTTGCTATTGTATTCTTCTCTCTCCAAGGTGCCTTTTTTGGCGCTTTTTATGCCTATTTTTTTGGATCAGCACTCATCCCCGATTTTTCCATCGAGAACCATCCGGAAGTTGTGTACGTTTTTGTCTTTGCTACCTTCCTTGCAGCTGTCGGACATAGCATTGAGTTTGGAATCCTCACTCCTCTTGGTTATGGTGGATTCCGTAATGACTTAAAAAAACTAAATCTGTTTTTACGATACAACGACACCATTCGCCACAAAGATATTTTAGAATTAGAAAACAATTTGAATACACTGATCCATTTACCAAAGGAAAACATGTATGCTGCCATTCGTTATGCGGTCATGGTCTTTGTTTCTGTTTCCATTACCCATATCATTTGCCACCACCCCATGTACGAGTTAGTATTAGTTTCCATTGGTTGGCTTTCGGCAGTCTTTGTTTACGGAGGATTTTCATACATCATCTCCGATTATTTTACTGGTAACAAAAGAGTTGAGATCAAAAAAATCTTAGCATACCGAGATGTATCGATTCATAAAAACTATGGAATCCTAAGTTTAAAGGGAAAATTTGTTTTTTTATTAATTTTAATCTTATTATCGCTCAGTGTACTTTCAGTATTTATTTCCTTTGGGAATGCAAGTTTATTCAAAATTACCGCTTTC
Encoded proteins:
- a CDS encoding response regulator; amino-acid sequence: MEILTENKNGKKGILFVDDESIILLSMKSQVKHHFGERFKYLTAENANEAWDLILELEEEGNSVAVVISDWSMPGMNGDEFLRKVHKRFPAIEKVIITGFADEKLITALEKEIGLVTCLKKPWDEIELITAITQAVDQ
- a CDS encoding SDR family NAD(P)-dependent oxidoreductase — translated: MELKNKRIVVTGAGSGIGKETVLQMLKHENVKILACDLNEKNVVSHPNVIPYKCDVSKPENLDKLIKDANKKLGGIDIFFANAGFAYYEIIQEASWDRIDRIFRTNVYSPFYTLVSLNKHRNSPCLFVVTASAMSHLPLPGYALYSATKASVRSFLDAYQSELRPGNRTMIVYPIATRTQFFDSAGNKVPVPFPSQSAETVAKQIVNGILRDKREVFPSFLFRFIQILDRFLFFPLKIYQKIEAVKLNSHKS
- a CDS encoding PAS domain S-box protein, which encodes MPNISREVGDHLNVEVDLLKTIMDVSSTAIVLLNPQGQILYANPASENVLAIKLKDILSRTYDAPQWKNTSLDGGPWREEDQPFNIVLKTKKPVTDIRHAIEDSFGVKKYLSINGSPVFDEVGELRSLVFLITDITENVLKQKALEDSEAKYRSITELSLSMVYDLDIQTGVNQWAGAIQEITGFTPEEYRAIGYEAWMVLIHPEDKEQAIQLFKEAMAKKTKFSCVYRYRTKDGKYVYIEDNGIFLYDINGNAYRMFGAMVNRTEQIEANLALKESESRLLMSLDAVKMGIWSWDIDLRNIYWSPQTYEIYGLDPDGPAITVEKYLTLNDLDDLQKVSAEIQLLKDDPSRSGYKIQQRIFHADGFVHWVESRGNLIRDKDGKPVRLMGTILDVTESKLAEEALRTSDERFRAFYQFSTEAFLIFDENSLRAKDSNFAFQNLFGYSSDDTKNLKVRSLLTPDSLQKIREKIADNSSDSIEILCKRKNGEVFPALVSIKRFKYNQTNSIAYSIFDLSPIKEVEELRQINSEIREKNKLIEKQKIELEMAFENLKRTQEQLVQSEKLAALGQLIAGIAHEINNPIGAVKASNQNMLDWQKRYGIASQLFREAILSVPREEQVILKTILSNLDHPIEFYTGKEERLRKKRNKEILIQNGFKSDDADEFAEAWVELGIGELEDKYIPLFRSHYLRVFLDYLALEIQFRRNTRSIQLAVDRVSKIMYALKNFSHFDSTGKKIKASIQETIETVLTIYQNQLKRGITLVKNYDEISPIDCYPDDLLHVWTNLIYNSLQAMSFTGNLMITIKDCDNEVLVSLQDSGPGIDPGIRSKIFEPFFTTKPPGEGSGLGLDIVNKIVKRHGGRIDLSSKPGETIFSIYLPKGSY